In the Acropora muricata isolate sample 2 chromosome 1, ASM3666990v1, whole genome shotgun sequence genome, one interval contains:
- the LOC136918736 gene encoding trace amine-associated receptor 9-like produces the protein MMNISQLQVDFQWVMDQTPSFVLICSLNIFLAITATLGNTLVLIALHKVSSIHPPTKFLLRFLAMTDFCVGVIVQPLFVAFLMKIESGKWHTLFMTFITLSFTLCGLSFLTATAISVDRLLALSLRLRYRHTVTLRRVRCLAVCFLLVVIVISFIYSLSSRVIANITVFVLIIISVFLSIFSHAKIFLKLRQHQAYERKQTVGHEQASGGGSPLDIEQYKKIVHTIGWVQLALVFCYFPIFTFLILSTVADWYKVGSFFHASALTVVYFNSTLNPILYCWKIREVREAVKTSLKQITCFSS, from the coding sequence ATGATGAACATTTCTCAACTTCAGGTCGATTTTCAGTGGGTGATGGATCAAACACCGTCCTTTGTATTGATTTGTTCcttgaacatttttcttgcaaTCACCGCAACACTCGGCAACACTCTGGTCCTCATTGCTCTTCACAAAGTTTCGTCGATTCATCCTccgacaaaatttttgctccgctTCTTGGCTATgactgatttttgtgttggcgttattgttcagccgctttttgttgcttttttaatgaaaatcgAAAGTGGCAAATGGCATACTCTTTTCATGACTTTCATTACTTTGAGCTTCACCTTGTGTGGACTTTCTTTTTTAACTGCTACTGCCattagcgtggacaggcttctcGCGCTATCTCTGAgattgagatacagacacacagtaactttaagacgagttcgttgTCTTGCTGTCTGCTTCTTGCTTGTTGTAATTGTAATCAGTTTTATATATTCCTTGTCCTCTCGGGTCATTGCCAACATCACTGTATTTGTTCTCATCATAATTTCCGTGTTCCTCTCGATCTTCTCTCACGCcaaaatctttctcaaactgcgacagcaTCAAGCCTATGAACGAAAGCAAACTGTTGGACATGAACAAGCAAGCGGCGGAGGAAGTCCACTGGACATTGAGCAATACAAAAAGATTGTTCACACCATAGGCTGGGTGCAATTAGCATTGGTGTTTTGCTATTTCCCAATATTCACTTTTTTGATACTGTCAACCGTGGCTGATTGGTACAAAGTTGGATCATTTTTTCACGCATCAGCATTAACAGTcgtctatttcaattccacTCTAAACCCAATCCTTtattgttggaaaatacgtgaagtcagaGAAGCTGTAAAGACCTCATTGAAACAGATTACttgtttctcaagttaa